In Pongo pygmaeus isolate AG05252 chromosome 13, NHGRI_mPonPyg2-v2.0_pri, whole genome shotgun sequence, one genomic interval encodes:
- the LOC134737964 gene encoding uncharacterized protein LOC134737964, which yields MCLCQRCLEAWLDCLFKDKERTLMDFPAWRKCHPWPHSFSEPSSRPPAALITDSSALSSECCMEARRHPSLKRRRRRRSNNRISLSFPHISPFSFRQNRHRHHGPFSMVAVSSELLGTPAERLSLHTWKIAQRAGRGAPHFPDGSAGQRRSSHPRRWAIGGQAEAILASRTGRLGRGAPHLPDKGRLGRGANSLNYRVCVSASSF from the exons ATGTGCTTATGTCAAAGATGTCTGGAGGCATGGCTTGACTGTTtattcaaagacaaagaaagaacacTGATGGACTTTCCTGCCTGGAGGAAATGTCACCCTTGGCCACACAGCTTCTCAGAGCCAAGTTCACGTCCACCAGCGGCACTGATTACTGACTCCTCAGCACTGTCCAGCGAATGCTGCATGGAGGCTCGCAGGCACCCCAGcttaaaaaggaggaggagaag ACGCAGTAACAATcggatctctctttcttttccccacatttcccccttttcttttcgacaaaaccgccatcgtcatcatggcccgttctcgatggttgctgtctcttcggagctgttgggtacacctgcAGAAAGGCTGTCACTTCACACTTGGAAGATTGCACAGCGGGCAggaagaggcgctcctcacttcccagacgggtcggccgggcagaggcgctcctcacatcccagacgatgggcgataggcggccaggcagaggcgatCCTCGCTTCCcggacggggcggctgggcagaggcgctcctcacctcccagacaaaGGGCGGCTTGGCAGAGGTGCTAACTCTTTAAATTATAGAGTTTGTGTCTCAGCCTCTTCCTTTTAG